One segment of Nitrospirota bacterium DNA contains the following:
- a CDS encoding phosphatidylglycerophosphatase A, whose protein sequence is MYSVTIRAVMQVLLKNIATLGPIGYIPFGPGTFGSLAGLICLWFFPLSLRWHFLLIIIGSIIGAIAATSAEKQFGQKDSGKIIVDEFIGFYVTTLYVPHTSSLLVAGFILFRLFDIFKPLMIKKLEKTLTHGKGVMADDILAGIYANALLQVWMLLNP, encoded by the coding sequence ATGTATAGTGTTACAATACGCGCGGTTATGCAGGTATTGTTAAAGAATATTGCGACACTTGGTCCCATCGGATATATACCATTTGGACCCGGAACATTCGGCAGCCTGGCCGGACTGATATGCCTTTGGTTCTTCCCCCTTTCCCTCCGATGGCATTTTTTGCTGATTATTATCGGTTCGATCATCGGGGCGATAGCTGCCACTTCAGCTGAAAAGCAGTTTGGGCAGAAGGACAGCGGGAAGATCATTGTTGATGAATTTATCGGTTTCTATGTAACAACCTTGTATGTTCCCCATACTTCATCCCTTCTTGTGGCAGGCTTTATACTATTCAGACTTTTCGATATATTTAAGCCACTTATGATAAAAAAACTAGAAAAGACTTTAACCCATGGAAAAGGGGTAATGGCAGATGATATCCTTGCCGGCATATATGCAAATGCTCTCCTGCAGGTCTGGATGCTGCTTAATCCTTAA
- the thpR gene encoding RNA 2',3'-cyclic phosphodiesterase, with protein sequence MTIRSFIAIKLPEGLKRSIADLITELRNAGSDVSWVQAGNIHLTLRFLGSTDNALIPAIKERISKKLLHYSTFYIKIGGVGCFPSQRRPRVLWIGIENSDALKNMQKEVDLVVSEFGFEAEERPFSPHLTIGRVRSQRGIAETIRRFTEFRTADFGTFEVERIHIMKSELKPAGAQHTSIAEIPIGRGRNNVEGIEQRTE encoded by the coding sequence GTGACTATTCGATCCTTTATCGCGATTAAGCTGCCTGAGGGCCTCAAGCGATCAATCGCTGATCTGATCACTGAACTCAGAAATGCCGGAAGTGATGTCTCTTGGGTGCAGGCAGGCAATATCCACCTTACCCTCAGGTTTCTTGGCAGCACTGACAATGCGTTGATTCCGGCAATAAAGGAACGCATCAGCAAAAAACTCTTACATTACAGCACTTTTTATATTAAAATAGGCGGTGTTGGATGTTTCCCTTCACAGAGACGGCCAAGGGTGCTCTGGATCGGCATAGAAAACTCTGATGCCCTGAAAAACATGCAGAAAGAAGTGGATCTTGTTGTCAGTGAGTTTGGTTTTGAAGCAGAGGAGAGACCTTTTTCCCCTCATCTGACGATCGGGAGAGTACGATCACAGCGGGGCATCGCTGAAACGATAAGAAGGTTTACCGAATTCAGGACTGCTGATTTCGGCACCTTTGAAGTGGAGCGCATCCATATTATGAAGAGTGAACTTAAGCCGGCAGGTGCGCAGCATACGAGCATTGCCGAGATACCAATAGGCAGAGGGAGGAACAATGTCGAAGGAATCGAACAAAGAACCGAATAA
- the recA gene encoding recombinase RecA, which produces MSKESNKEPNKEKLKALEMAISQIEKNFGRGSIMRLGEVVIPEGIQSIPTGSLGLDIATGIGGLPKGRVVEIYGPESSGKTTLALNAIAQAQAAGGSAAFVDAEHALDVAYAKKIGVQVDDLLVSQPDTGEQALEVTEALVRSGALDIIVVDSVAALVPKAEIAGDMGDSLPGLQARLMSQALRKLTASISKSNTTVVFINQIRMKIGVMFGSPETTTGGNALKFYASMRLDIRKIEKLKDNQEIIGGRVRVKIVKNKMAPPFRQAEFDIYFNEGVSRMGEIVDLGVERNIIEKAGAWYSYSGNRIGQGRENSKEFLKNNPEMAKEIEAKIIEAVHLKK; this is translated from the coding sequence ATGTCGAAGGAATCGAACAAAGAACCGAATAAGGAGAAGCTGAAGGCCCTTGAAATGGCCATTTCCCAGATCGAGAAGAATTTTGGCAGGGGCTCTATCATGCGGCTCGGCGAGGTTGTAATCCCGGAGGGAATCCAGTCCATCCCAACCGGTTCGCTCGGTCTTGACATTGCAACCGGTATCGGCGGACTGCCAAAGGGAAGAGTGGTCGAGATCTACGGCCCTGAATCATCCGGAAAAACGACACTGGCGCTGAACGCTATCGCACAGGCACAGGCTGCAGGCGGTTCTGCTGCATTCGTTGATGCAGAGCATGCACTTGACGTGGCTTATGCAAAGAAGATCGGCGTGCAGGTTGACGATCTCCTTGTTTCCCAGCCTGATACCGGTGAGCAGGCCCTCGAAGTTACTGAAGCGCTTGTGCGCAGCGGAGCCCTTGATATTATCGTCGTAGATTCCGTTGCAGCGCTTGTTCCCAAGGCAGAGATCGCGGGCGATATGGGGGATTCCCTGCCTGGCCTTCAGGCGCGGCTTATGAGCCAGGCCCTGCGGAAACTGACGGCATCGATATCAAAATCAAACACTACCGTCGTCTTTATCAACCAGATCAGGATGAAGATCGGCGTCATGTTCGGCAGTCCGGAGACAACGACGGGAGGAAATGCGCTCAAATTCTATGCATCCATGAGGCTCGATATCAGGAAGATCGAGAAGCTGAAGGACAACCAGGAGATCATCGGCGGTCGGGTAAGGGTCAAGATCGTGAAGAACAAGATGGCTCCTCCCTTCAGACAGGCCGAATTCGATATCTATTTCAATGAGGGCGTCTCCCGCATGGGAGAGATCGTTGATCTTGGCGTGGAGAGAAACATTATCGAGAAGGCCGGGGCCTGGTACAGCTACTCAGGCAACAGGATCGGTCAGGGACGGGAGAATTCAAAGGAATTCCTGAAGAACAATCCCGAGATGGCCAAAGAGATCGAGGCAAAAATCATCGAGGCAGTCCACCTCAAGAAATAA
- a CDS encoding type IV pilus twitching motility protein PilT, with the protein MDVNELLREAHGQGASDLHLKVGSYPILRINGELAPLSTEKRLSQEDTLKMAFAVMSPGQREIFKKRNDIDLAYSVPGLGRFRCNIFIQRGTVGLVFRVIPMRIPTIEELLLPDIIKKIAMEARGLILVTGTTGSGKSTTLAAMIDHINTGKTDHIMTIEDPIEYLHRDKRSIINQREIGSDTESFSKAMRAAMRQDPDVILVGEMRDFETIQTALTAAETGHLVLSTLHTSDAAETVNRIISVFPPYQHKQVRIQLASVLKGIISMRLVPKADGKGRVPAVEILIATATIKDCILDADKTKSINDAISQGTLHYGMQTFDHSLFNLFKSGLISYEEALRRATNPDDFALKVKGIQSTSDISLEDQHQSDKDEMKIDRFSR; encoded by the coding sequence ATGGATGTCAATGAATTATTAAGGGAAGCTCATGGCCAGGGAGCATCTGACCTTCATCTTAAGGTAGGCTCCTACCCTATCCTCAGGATCAACGGGGAGCTCGCCCCGCTTTCTACCGAGAAGCGCCTGAGTCAGGAAGATACGCTGAAAATGGCATTTGCGGTCATGAGCCCCGGTCAGCGGGAAATATTTAAAAAACGCAACGATATCGACCTCGCCTACAGCGTTCCCGGTCTTGGCCGCTTCCGGTGCAATATCTTTATCCAAAGAGGCACCGTTGGACTTGTTTTCAGAGTAATCCCCATGAGAATACCGACGATCGAAGAACTCCTGCTTCCGGACATAATCAAAAAGATCGCCATGGAAGCGCGTGGACTTATCCTCGTTACCGGGACGACCGGAAGCGGCAAGTCAACGACCCTTGCTGCCATGATCGATCATATCAATACCGGCAAGACCGATCATATCATGACCATTGAGGACCCGATCGAATACCTGCACCGGGACAAGCGGTCGATCATCAACCAGAGGGAGATCGGCAGCGATACGGAATCCTTCAGCAAGGCCATGAGGGCGGCAATGAGACAGGACCCTGACGTCATCCTTGTCGGCGAAATGCGCGACTTTGAGACGATCCAGACAGCACTGACTGCGGCAGAGACAGGACATCTTGTTCTCAGCACGCTCCATACGAGCGATGCAGCAGAAACGGTAAACCGTATCATCTCCGTATTCCCGCCCTATCAGCACAAGCAGGTGAGAATACAGCTGGCATCAGTGCTCAAGGGCATTATTTCGATGCGGCTGGTTCCCAAAGCAGACGGCAAAGGCAGAGTGCCTGCAGTTGAAATACTGATCGCTACGGCAACCATCAAGGACTGCATCCTTGATGCAGACAAGACAAAATCCATAAATGATGCGATATCCCAGGGCACGCTTCATTATGGCATGCAGACCTTTGACCACTCGCTCTTCAATCTCTTCAAGTCCGGACTGATATCCTATGAGGAAGCTCTGAGACGGGCCACCAACCCGGATGACTTTGCGCTTAAGGTGAAGGGCATTCAGTCAACAAGCGATATATCACTGGAGGACCAGCATCAATCCGACAAGGACGAGATGAAGATTGACCGCTTCAGCAGGTAA
- a CDS encoding RecX family transcriptional regulator produces MTASAGNARRYALLLLRYRGRSEKELRERLKKKGYLAEEIETTVAYLLESGFLDDRALAENLKRQAMTNKLLGFEGARRFMQQRGLPKEIIGEALAYDEDDELRNIRKLIEKKQRSISRYPEPKRTQSLMGSLMRKGYSTALIRKALKNTITDEETEE; encoded by the coding sequence TTGACCGCTTCAGCAGGTAACGCGCGCAGATATGCACTGCTTCTGCTCAGATACCGGGGCAGAAGCGAAAAAGAGCTGCGCGAGCGGCTCAAAAAGAAAGGATACCTCGCAGAGGAAATTGAGACCACGGTAGCCTATCTCCTTGAGTCCGGCTTCCTTGACGACAGGGCTCTGGCAGAGAATCTGAAGCGCCAGGCCATGACCAATAAACTTCTGGGGTTTGAAGGTGCGCGGCGGTTCATGCAGCAGCGGGGTCTGCCGAAAGAGATCATTGGGGAGGCCCTTGCGTATGACGAAGATGATGAGTTGCGCAATATCAGGAAGTTGATAGAAAAGAAACAGAGAAGCATAAGCAGATATCCGGAACCGAAAAGAACACAAAGCCTCATGGGCTCTCTGATGCGAAAGGGCTATTCAACGGCCCTGATCAGGAAAGCCCTGAAAAATACCATCACAGACGAGGAAACTGAAGAATGA
- the alaS gene encoding alanine--tRNA ligase, which yields MNSSEIRKTFLEYFRSKGHEVVRSSSVVPGNDATLLFTNAGMVQFKGVFQGEEKRPYSRATTSQKCMRAGGKHNDLENVGHTARHHTFFEMLGNFSFGDYFKKDAILFAWELLTEHYGLPKDRLWATVYEDDDEAEQLWKELTGIPANRIVRLGAKDNFWQMGDTGPCGPCSEILIDQGEHIGCRRPECAVGCDCDRFLEIWNLVFMQFDRQKDGTLNPLPKPSIDTGMGLERLAAVLQGKYNNFDTDLFAPIIAAICKHSGKAYNTDRLTDIAIRVIADHIRSITFLLSEGCVPSNEGRGYVLRRIIRRASRYAKSLDISEPVLYLLSDAVAEAMGDIYPELNEEKSRVQKMLRLEEERFMKTLEQGLLILNDVIAQTRKKGLSSIPGGELFRLYDTYGFPLDIARDVASEHDLLIDEPGFHREMEQQRTKARASWVGEEAPASAALYKELLRIHKATEFVGYDTFDADAAVMAIICDGNNVGELPAGSEGEVLLDKTPFYAESGGQIGDTGQLSADHVRVLVFDTRKPVEGMHMHRIMVAEGSLKTGMTVKASVDRQRRLSIMRNHTATHLLHASLRNIAGAHVKQAGSFVSDERIRFDFTHFQSLDAAMIEAVEDEVNDSILGNITLDIQTMETKTAIESGVTALFGEKYGDVVRVISVPEVSSELCGGTHAHATGDIGLFKIISEGSVAAGIRRIEAVTGRAAVSFFREEEAELRTVCESLKVSERPSEKISRLLSEMKELEKELESLKGKNAAASSGELVKAARDINGIKALACRLEGIDAKDLRILADNVRDALGSGILVMTSVKDQQASMVAMVTADLTSKFNAGNILREIAAAAGGKGGGKADTAQGGTKEIALLDKALESLYDILKRT from the coding sequence ATGAATAGCAGTGAGATTAGAAAGACGTTTCTTGAATATTTCCGGTCAAAAGGCCATGAGGTCGTGCGAAGCTCGTCTGTTGTCCCCGGCAATGACGCTACCCTGCTTTTCACCAATGCAGGCATGGTCCAGTTCAAAGGAGTTTTTCAGGGCGAGGAGAAGAGACCCTACAGCCGCGCCACAACAAGCCAGAAATGCATGCGGGCCGGCGGCAAGCATAACGACCTCGAGAATGTGGGACATACTGCCCGGCATCATACGTTTTTTGAGATGTTAGGGAACTTCTCCTTCGGCGATTATTTCAAGAAAGACGCCATACTCTTTGCATGGGAGCTTCTGACAGAACACTATGGACTGCCGAAGGACAGGCTTTGGGCAACGGTATATGAAGATGACGATGAGGCAGAACAGTTATGGAAGGAGCTTACGGGCATCCCGGCAAACAGGATCGTCCGCCTCGGGGCAAAAGATAACTTCTGGCAGATGGGAGACACCGGCCCCTGCGGCCCCTGCTCTGAGATCCTTATCGACCAGGGCGAGCATATCGGCTGCAGACGGCCTGAATGTGCAGTGGGTTGTGACTGCGACCGTTTCCTCGAAATATGGAATCTGGTCTTCATGCAGTTTGACAGGCAAAAGGATGGAACGCTCAATCCGCTTCCTAAGCCGAGCATTGATACCGGCATGGGTCTTGAGAGGCTTGCTGCGGTGCTGCAGGGCAAATACAATAATTTCGATACTGATCTTTTTGCACCGATCATAGCCGCGATCTGCAAACATTCCGGCAAAGCCTACAATACAGACAGACTTACGGATATCGCGATCCGTGTCATCGCTGACCACATTCGTTCTATCACCTTTCTTCTTTCTGAGGGATGTGTGCCCTCCAACGAAGGCCGCGGGTACGTGCTCAGGCGTATCATCAGGAGGGCCTCGCGTTATGCCAAGAGCCTCGATATCAGCGAACCGGTTCTTTACCTGCTTTCTGATGCCGTGGCAGAGGCAATGGGAGATATCTATCCGGAACTCAACGAGGAGAAGTCGCGTGTGCAGAAGATGCTCCGCCTTGAAGAGGAGCGCTTCATGAAAACGCTGGAGCAGGGCCTGCTTATTCTGAACGATGTAATTGCACAGACTCGAAAAAAAGGACTGAGCAGCATCCCCGGAGGCGAACTCTTCAGACTGTATGACACCTATGGATTTCCGCTGGATATCGCGCGTGACGTCGCATCAGAGCATGATCTTCTCATCGATGAGCCCGGTTTTCACCGGGAGATGGAACAGCAGAGGACAAAGGCACGCGCCTCTTGGGTCGGCGAAGAAGCGCCGGCATCAGCAGCACTCTATAAGGAACTTCTCCGTATACATAAAGCAACGGAGTTCGTCGGGTATGATACGTTCGACGCAGATGCAGCGGTAATGGCCATTATCTGCGATGGCAACAACGTCGGGGAACTGCCGGCAGGATCTGAGGGAGAGGTGCTTCTGGACAAGACGCCGTTTTACGCCGAATCGGGCGGGCAGATCGGCGACACAGGTCAGTTAAGCGCCGACCATGTCCGCGTGCTTGTGTTTGACACCCGGAAACCGGTTGAAGGCATGCATATGCACAGGATAATGGTTGCGGAAGGGTCGCTCAAGACAGGTATGACCGTCAAGGCTTCCGTTGACAGGCAGAGGCGTTTGTCGATCATGAGAAACCATACCGCGACTCACCTGCTTCATGCCTCACTCAGAAATATTGCCGGAGCACATGTGAAGCAGGCAGGATCATTTGTCTCTGACGAACGAATTCGTTTTGACTTCACCCACTTCCAGTCTCTTGATGCCGCAATGATCGAGGCGGTCGAAGATGAGGTAAACGACAGCATCCTCGGCAACATCACGCTTGACATTCAGACCATGGAGACAAAGACGGCAATAGAGTCAGGCGTTACCGCCCTTTTCGGTGAAAAATACGGTGATGTGGTGCGCGTGATCTCTGTGCCTGAGGTAAGTTCGGAACTCTGCGGCGGCACCCATGCCCACGCCACCGGCGACATCGGGCTTTTCAAGATTATATCCGAGGGAAGCGTGGCAGCTGGTATACGAAGGATTGAGGCAGTTACCGGCAGGGCAGCGGTCTCATTTTTCCGTGAAGAAGAGGCCGAACTCAGAACGGTCTGCGAAAGCCTGAAAGTTTCCGAGAGACCTTCAGAAAAGATTTCAAGGCTTCTGAGCGAGATGAAGGAGCTTGAAAAAGAACTTGAATCCCTCAAAGGCAAGAACGCGGCAGCGAGTTCCGGAGAGCTCGTCAAAGCTGCCCGCGATATCAATGGCATCAAGGCATTGGCATGCAGACTTGAGGGGATCGATGCAAAGGATCTTCGTATCCTTGCTGATAACGTCAGGGACGCACTCGGTTCAGGTATCCTGGTAATGACATCGGTCAAAGATCAACAGGCGTCCATGGTCGCCATGGTCACCGCAGACCTTACATCCAAATTCAACGCCGGCAACATCCTCAGGGAAATTGCTGCAGCTGCTGGCGGCAAAGGCGGCGGCAAGGCTGACACTGCCCAGGGTGGGACCAAGGAAATAGCCCTGCTGGACAAAGCACTCGAATCATTATACGATATCCTTAAGAGAACATAA
- a CDS encoding phasin family protein, which translates to MAIFDIIRNAMLLGFGVQEKVKEFVDEVVKKGELSESQGAKLVKEWTEKAEKNTEDISNSLNDLLKKTIDKMKLPSKEDLDKMNEQISALTERIKKLEEPKS; encoded by the coding sequence ATGGCTATTTTCGACATTATCAGGAATGCAATGCTCCTGGGATTTGGAGTACAGGAAAAAGTTAAGGAGTTCGTTGATGAAGTTGTAAAAAAGGGTGAACTGAGCGAGTCTCAGGGCGCCAAGCTTGTCAAGGAATGGACAGAAAAGGCCGAGAAAAACACGGAGGATATCTCCAACAGCCTGAATGACCTGCTCAAAAAGACCATCGATAAAATGAAGCTTCCTTCAAAAGAAGACCTTGACAAAATGAACGAGCAGATCTCGGCGCTTACGGAAAGGATCAAGAAGCTTGAGGAGCCTAAAAGTTGA
- a CDS encoding AarF/ABC1/UbiB kinase family protein, translating into MPFSFFRLRRSANRVRQIVNVFLKYGFGKVIDQIHLSRFVPFRKRIRSFGQWPSVKEPAVAERLRMAFAELGPSFIKLAQILSSRPDLITKRFADEFKKLQDRVPSFSSDEAVLIIENETGKRIDQLFLEFDHTPIAAASIAQVHFARLLDGSKVIIKVQRPRISDQIETDIGILNFAAGLMEKYFPESSFFNPSGIVDEFSRTVRKELDFLEEARNCIRFKKNFEQIPDVHIPTVYTEFSTDKIIVMERIEGVRLDDIEGITKLGLDRTKLAKIGINAYFKQILEDGFFHADPHAGNIFAMPTGQIGFMDFGIVGRVTPEMRETMANTFLALIQKNFDSLIDQYIELGLVPEHVDLDIFRKEFKADLTDFLEPLYGLTIKEINFAEYLDTVMHLAIKHKMKIPSDLLLVNKAMLILESIGRELDPDFDFISAAEPYASKIVKERMSPGKIFEKARKNVSDLGDFAVIFPKQLRQVVQKVLRDDFHIKMTHIGIDRFIRDMDRSSNRISFSMIISAILLSSAIMHATGVGPTYKGISLLGLSAFFFALLLGVWLIISIIRSGRL; encoded by the coding sequence ATGCCTTTTAGCTTCTTCAGGCTCCGCCGGAGCGCAAACAGAGTTCGGCAGATTGTTAATGTCTTTCTGAAATACGGATTCGGCAAGGTCATAGACCAGATCCACCTGAGCAGGTTCGTACCGTTTAGGAAAAGGATCAGGTCTTTCGGTCAGTGGCCGTCCGTAAAAGAACCTGCTGTTGCCGAGCGCCTCAGAATGGCCTTTGCCGAACTTGGCCCCAGCTTTATCAAGCTTGCCCAGATACTCTCATCCCGTCCAGACCTTATAACCAAAAGGTTCGCGGATGAGTTCAAGAAACTGCAGGACCGGGTCCCCTCATTTTCAAGCGATGAGGCTGTGCTGATCATTGAGAATGAGACAGGAAAAAGAATCGATCAACTTTTTTTGGAATTTGATCATACCCCAATCGCCGCAGCTTCCATTGCACAGGTACATTTTGCCAGACTGCTGGATGGCAGCAAGGTCATTATAAAGGTCCAGCGGCCCCGTATCAGCGATCAGATCGAAACTGACATCGGCATACTGAATTTCGCTGCCGGCCTGATGGAAAAATATTTTCCGGAAAGCTCTTTTTTTAATCCCTCGGGTATCGTTGATGAGTTCAGCCGTACCGTAAGAAAGGAGCTGGATTTTCTCGAAGAGGCAAGGAACTGCATCAGGTTCAAAAAGAACTTCGAGCAGATTCCAGATGTCCACATACCGACGGTGTATACGGAATTTTCTACGGATAAGATCATTGTTATGGAGCGGATCGAGGGAGTCAGGCTTGACGATATTGAAGGTATTACGAAGCTCGGACTTGATCGGACAAAGCTTGCGAAGATAGGCATTAACGCCTATTTCAAACAGATCCTTGAGGACGGGTTCTTTCATGCTGATCCTCACGCAGGGAACATCTTCGCAATGCCCACAGGACAGATCGGTTTCATGGACTTCGGCATTGTCGGCAGGGTAACCCCTGAAATGAGAGAAACCATGGCCAATACGTTTCTGGCTCTTATCCAGAAGAATTTTGACAGTCTTATTGATCAGTATATTGAGCTCGGTCTTGTGCCTGAACACGTTGATCTGGATATCTTCAGGAAAGAGTTCAAGGCCGACCTCACCGATTTTCTCGAACCCCTGTATGGACTGACGATCAAGGAGATCAACTTTGCCGAATACCTTGATACCGTGATGCATCTCGCCATCAAACACAAGATGAAAATACCGTCGGACCTTCTGCTTGTCAACAAGGCAATGCTTATTCTGGAGAGCATTGGACGTGAACTCGACCCTGATTTTGATTTTATCTCGGCAGCGGAACCGTATGCCTCAAAGATCGTAAAAGAGCGGATGAGTCCGGGAAAAATATTCGAAAAAGCCCGCAAGAACGTCTCTGATCTTGGCGACTTTGCCGTGATCTTCCCGAAGCAGCTCAGACAGGTGGTACAGAAGGTTCTGCGGGACGACTTTCATATTAAAATGACTCACATAGGTATAGACCGCTTTATTCGCGATATGGACCGTTCGAGCAACAGGATCTCTTTCAGCATGATCATCAGCGCAATACTGCTGAGTTCAGCGATCATGCATGCGACCGGCGTCGGCCCTACCTATAAAGGCATTTCTCTTCTCGGCCTTTCTGCCTTCTTCTTCGCTCTACTCCTTGGGGTCTGGCTGATTATATCGATTATCCGTTCCGGCAGGCTTTAA
- a CDS encoding DHA2 family efflux MFS transporter permease subunit → MTKWIIALTVMLPTLIEIVDTSVVNVALDHIRGSLSAGIDESTWTITSYLVSNAIIIPMTGWLSRFFGRKRYLIFSISLFTLSSLLCGISWSLQSLVVFRVLQGIGGGALQPISQSILLETFPQKQHGMAMAIFGIGIMFGPIIGPLLGGWITDNWSWHWIFFINIPIGIVSILMVIFFITDPPYMKRMKTKIDYWGLVLLAAGLGCLQIVLDKGQADDWFSSSFITWLTIISVVSLVLFIINEHFVEHPIVNLKTFRNVSFSTGNIVMFFAFFNLFGSIVLLPIFLQTLMGYNATLAGMVLGPGGIATLIAMPIAGRLITKVNPRGLLAFGIIVSAYSTYLMSQFTLAADFNTIIWPRIVLGIGMGFLFIPLTTLTMASIRKEDMANASAIYNLLRNLGGSFGVAFVTTMIARGAQFQQNHLVANLTPFDRNYQIAVQSAEQALSLQGAGTAAPGAAQATIYGQLLKQAAMLSFNDAFLLLSLFMILILPLIFIMKKGRSEVPAGMH, encoded by the coding sequence ATGACTAAATGGATTATAGCGCTTACGGTCATGCTGCCGACGCTGATCGAGATCGTCGATACGTCCGTCGTAAACGTTGCACTTGACCATATCAGGGGAAGCCTCTCTGCAGGCATAGACGAATCTACCTGGACGATCACCTCATACCTTGTTTCAAATGCCATTATTATTCCGATGACCGGATGGCTTAGCCGGTTTTTTGGGAGGAAGCGGTATCTTATCTTTTCGATTTCGCTCTTTACGCTCAGTTCTCTGCTCTGCGGAATTTCCTGGAGTCTTCAGAGTCTGGTTGTTTTCCGGGTCCTCCAGGGCATCGGGGGAGGGGCGCTCCAGCCCATTTCCCAGTCAATACTCCTTGAGACATTCCCCCAAAAGCAGCACGGTATGGCAATGGCTATCTTCGGTATCGGCATCATGTTCGGGCCGATTATCGGGCCGCTCCTTGGTGGCTGGATCACAGACAATTGGTCATGGCACTGGATATTCTTTATCAATATACCGATCGGTATTGTATCCATACTGATGGTCATATTCTTTATAACAGACCCGCCCTACATGAAACGCATGAAGACGAAGATCGATTACTGGGGACTTGTACTGCTTGCTGCAGGTCTTGGCTGTCTTCAGATTGTGCTCGACAAGGGCCAGGCAGACGACTGGTTTTCATCGAGTTTCATTACCTGGCTGACGATTATCTCTGTCGTGTCGCTTGTCCTCTTTATTATCAACGAACATTTTGTTGAGCATCCTATCGTGAATCTGAAAACATTCAGGAATGTCTCCTTCAGCACAGGCAATATCGTCATGTTCTTTGCCTTCTTCAATCTGTTTGGCAGCATCGTGCTTCTGCCCATATTTCTCCAGACCCTCATGGGTTATAACGCGACGCTTGCCGGTATGGTGCTTGGTCCAGGAGGGATTGCTACCCTTATTGCGATGCCCATTGCCGGACGGCTCATAACAAAAGTTAATCCAAGAGGATTGCTTGCGTTCGGCATTATCGTCTCTGCCTATTCAACGTATCTGATGTCCCAGTTCACGCTTGCGGCCGATTTCAATACCATAATCTGGCCCAGGATAGTCCTTGGCATTGGCATGGGATTCCTCTTTATCCCGCTTACGACGCTGACTATGGCGAGTATCAGGAAGGAGGATATGGCGAATGCCTCAGCGATCTATAACCTGCTCAGAAACCTTGGAGGGAGCTTTGGCGTGGCGTTTGTGACGACCATGATAGCGCGCGGCGCCCAGTTTCAGCAGAATCATCTTGTGGCCAATCTTACACCCTTTGACCGTAACTATCAAATAGCCGTGCAGAGTGCAGAGCAGGCGCTAAGCCTGCAGGGAGCAGGAACTGCCGCGCCCGGTGCAGCCCAGGCAACAATCTACGGGCAGCTTCTGAAACAGGCGGCAATGCTCTCGTTTAATGACGCGTTTCTTCTGCTCAGTCTTTTTATGATCCTGATTCTGCCGCTGATATTCATAATGAAAAAGGGCAGATCAGAAGTCCCGGCAGGCATGCACTGA